cctcagccgTTCACTGCCCCTTCACCGTTATCCCCACAGTCAAGCTAGCCAATGAGGTGAAGGGtcccccacttatatattaaGTCATTATTTGTCCTTCCACAACCAATAgtgagactattcaacaatcaCCCCATTCACACATTAGTGTCTCTTAACCATTCACGCCCTATGGTCCCTCAGGTCCCTCAGGCACCTACGGTCCATCAGAGCTTCACACACTTTGTCTCTCGAGTCAGAGATGTTGACCTAgtcaggctctgataccaaatttAATATCGTAAATAGCCTTTctcaccccaaaagctagctaaTGAGGTGAGAGACtctctcacttatatattaggttccttacccttccacaaccaatgtgagACTATCCAACAACTACCTGAATCGTCGGGCCATGGATCCGCCCCTAGACTGAACAAGCTAGTCATCCCTcgagcaaaagaaaagaacaatacATGTTATTCCATCATTTGTAATATTTTTGGAATTCATTTGCATTCTCAACTTCTTTAATTTTCAAAGGGCTCTTGCCCCTTGGTATATggtccaaattaatcatttttaaaaCCTAAGCTTCGAAACAAAATTAATGATTGTACACGACCACATGGGTCAAACTAAATAAATATAAAGGTTGTTCGATTGTAAATATTATGATAATTACTAGTGCTAACTCGAGGTCCAAGCACAATAATTAACTGATACCGACATAATACAAAACAGTTCATTGTTACATTACTGGTTTGTATTCAAATCAAGTTCAAACAAACAAGAAGCATTTGTGTTGCCCAACAAATTAAGACAGGAGTGTACCTCGTTGACCTCGTTCTCCGTAATTTACAGCTTCTGTTCCAAAGCTTCCAATACGATAATAACCTGAAACGATGCATCGTGAAAGAAACATATATACATCGATCTCCCAAGCTTTGTCGGATCTCTGTGCATCTCGTCGATTTCGCTCCTGTcagagtactttttttttaccctgCATATTTCTCTAGGACTTCATCACCTTTCGTGTCTTGCGCCAGTCAATGAATTGTTTTGTACTGTGTCGTtcagagacaaaaaaaaaaaaaatctaactccTGCAGAAAATTGTTCGCGAAATTTAATTTCAAGATCTGTACGTTCTGATGATGCTACAATTTTCTAGTTTTAGAATATCAGAATGCTAATTAACTAAGGTTTCATAGCTGCATTATGAGAAACCGGACTGATTTAGGACACCATAGTACTCGTTCCGTCCCATAAAGAGTCCATTCCTAGCATCATAGGAGAAATTAGTAGAGAGTAGAAATTAGTGGAGAGTGAGAATGACTGTTCTTCATCattgaaaaaagtagtaagggtgataggtaggtaaagaGTATTAAAGgaataaaacttctcgttttacaCGATGAGAATAGGTGGGAgggtagaagttggttttttgtcggacaaaattcaaattccataagttgagttttttttttggacggagggagtatatactaccTACAGTCGGAATATTTGACTAATGCTACTGTGATTAGTGGGACTGGCATCAaactttttaacatattttttattagcaTATTGTCCTTGAATTTGTTGCAGCGGGTCATTAAcctgttatttctctctttcttatataccatttttaatttatgtatatttttttactggCACGTTGGCCCTCTGGACTCACattatccttttatttttcaagaAAGTAGGAAATTAGTGAAGTTGGCAAGGCGCTCTAGCTCTCCACgctgctatttttttcttttcaaaatcgTAAGAGGTGATGGTGTAGATTTACCACTCATTATTACCACTACTATATTTGGAGTATATATAGATTTCTTTCCGCAAACTAAACGAGTTGGTAGGGTTGGTGGTAGATTTACCACTTATCATCACTGCTATTCCGTTTTAAGAAATAGAGATTTGACCAGTACTCTGCTGAAAATAAGGTTGATTTTTTGTGAAATTCATGTGTTTTAACGGGGCCACAGTTTATATGAAAACTAGCTCTTTTTAATTATAGTAGAAAGAGTCAATTTTACTTTGAGTCaccttttattattattgtttcaCTTTGGATCACCCTTCAACTAacgttttcactttggaccgaGTAATTTTACACTTGTGGTACTTTGGACCACCATCAACTCTTAATTTTATCCATCCATATTCAATTTGTCATACGTCAAAGAAACGAGCACATACGACTGAGGGAATTTATTGACGGATAGGTGCTGGCGTACTCATGTTTGAGAAAAGAGTCGGGGtgatccaaaataaaacaaagacAAAATTATCTGATTCAAAGTATTGGTTAAAGGGTGGTCTAGAGCGAAATATTGATAATAAAAGATATCCCGAAGTGAAATTTATTCTATAATGATAACTAAAAGTATCATATATACTATTCTATCTAGTTAAAAAGACGAATGATGCCGGTGCCCTAATCATCTCCGGTTCTCATAATGCAGTTATATATGCATCCTCAGTTTGTATTCTCTGATATTCTAAAACTAAGAAAATTGTAACATCATAAGAACAAATCTTGAATTTAAATTTCGCCAAGAAAAATAAGGAAACAGAGGCCGGATGTTTGCTGAGCTGCATGATGTTGATTCAATCACCATTATCAATCTCAactacaattaattaatatccgTCTGCATCTGGGAGTTTCTATGCTGATCAAACGGAAAAAAAGAATTAAGTTTCTATGCTGATCTCATATCAATGATCCAAAAGGGATCACATAGTTGTTGCATTTTCTTGTGTTATTTGTGCTATTAAATGTTTATACGAATAACAAAAGGAGCTGAGATCTGGTGTGGTACTATTTTAAGTAGCACCTCCAGCTAGATTTCGTAGCACCAAATCCTTGTCAGTACAACTTTATTAGTACTTGCCATGTGCACAGCTCTACCTTATTTTTATCATATAGAGTTAGTAGCCTggttttatttaattaattacctggAAATCTACCGGCAGCTATTGCTAATAACAAATATTTAGGTGCTCTATTACATTGTTTTCCCTTCATGGCTTCATGCATGGGATAATCTTCACCACAATTAATTGTTGCATTGTCAAACCTAAAAGTTCTGTTGATTTTCGCAACTAATTTGATGGAGAAAAGatatgacaaattaatatatatctGTTGCTTCAACAGTGTTccagaaaaaataatttcagtgcttgtctgGTTGTTTCTGCTTAATCACATTCTACTTTTTGACAAAATTATAACTGATATGTTGGGATCTAGTTTTATTGGTTAAGCAGTAAAATTTGGACTATATTAAACACCCAATTATGTGGTCACCAGCActtctttttttaacaaaccAGAAGATATGCACATACTGTACACACTGCATCACACAAGCATGCGAAAAGCTCATCAGTGCATCCTTGAGCACACATCCAAACAGATCAGACCAGGCTAAAAATGTAAACCTTACAATGTTATAACTATATATTCATTTtcaataggaaaaagtacgaattacccccctgaactatcatGGTCGTCTGATTTACCCCCctaaactcgaaaaccagacattgctcaccctgaactttcaataccggacaaattacccccctcaaccgaatctagagcggttttgtcctacgtggcatacacgtggtaatccagtcagcattttattttttaaaatagtgggacccacctgtcatatcttatcttcccctcttcctcttccttttcttctctctcggGCTCAGAGCATATAtgcacggcgagcggcggcgctcggggGCGGATGGGCAATTGTCGCGCGGGggccggcgatgggcggcgggcCGCGGCGTGCTGGGGCGGACAGGCGGTCGGCGCGCGTGGGCCGGCGGAGGAACgcggggagggcgcggcggcaaCGGGCGGCGCTAAGGAGGCCAGGAGGGtgttggaggcggcggagagaggtCAACGGGATCCAcggcctccctctctctctctctctctctctctttctcaggCAGGCAGCCAAGCGGCGCACGTGGCACggtgggcggcgccgaggagggcaTTGGAGGCGGTGCGCTACGGCGACGAGTTCGCTGCCCATCCACGTCGTCCCCATCGACCGTCATCGTGGTCAACCGGAGCCACACATCCGCGCCAACGATTTCCCCTCCCCGGCCGTCGCGCCCACCGCTACTCGCCGCCGGCCAGAGTGACCTAGCCATGCGCACCGCCACTCGCCACCCAGCTccgccctccgccaccgcgTTTGCAGAGGAGCGGGAGGCAGGCGACGGAGATGGCGAGGCGGCTGGAGAGCGCGGTGTTGTTGACGAGCACGAGGTCCTGGAGCGTGGGAGGGAGCCACCACTTGAGCGGCGGGAACGGCCGCGCGTAGACGAAGAGGCTGTGTAGGCGCGGGAAGGAGGCGGGAGGAGGCCGGACGTGAGGAGCGtggcggaggcagaggcggagggCGCTGCGCTGCTCGGGTTGACGGAGAAGTCGGAAACGTAGCCGAGCGAGATGCCGACGACGTGggacgcgtcgtcgtcgtcgcacaACACGCCATGCGAGCCGGCGAGGCAGAGGTCGTCAGGGAAGCCAGCaagtttcccccttcccttctctgcTTCTCTCGTTgatgcggtggaggcggcgaacgGTCCGTCGTCCTGGTCGTCGGCATCGTGGCCGTCCAACCACGTCCGCCAGCGAACGCAGAGCAAGCTCGGGCGACCGGCGATGGAGGCAGCGAGTTCGGGCggtcggcggtggaggcgaaggCAGAGCGCGTCGCGTTCGCCGTAGCCGCGTGCTCTCTCTGCTCACCGAGAGAGAGGcagagaaggaggagagaaaaaaagctgacaagtggggccccactgtatttttatttgtttttgctgACTGTATCGCCACGTGTGTGCCACGTAGACTGAAAACTGCTTCGAACCAtgttaggggggtaatttgtgCGGTCTTAAGAGTTTGGGGTGTTAAATATCCGGTTTTCGAGTTTAGGGGGGTAaatcggacgaccgcgatagttaggggggtaattcgtactttttccttttcaatatAAGCACTTCAACTTGTTGTGCATAGCTCACAACTGGCTAGGTAAACCTATATATATAGGCAATATCATGTGTCTGATTGGTACTACTACTACGACTGATAAGCCATAAAAATACAAAGTAACTAAGAATcatttatgagtaaaacttttgtattaGCATTATTCgtagtttaaaagaaaaatgcaaataaactacgataaaacCCCATAAATCAGCTAGAAATTTAagcttaaattttaaatttttacctTCGGTTGGTTCCTAAATAAACATGCATGGAttttatgtactccctctacTGTAAActataaatatttcttttctGACTACTAGTTAAATATCTTCTCTTTGCTatggataaaaaatatatatattaatgtatTACCCTTTTTTATAGCGAATATTCATCTTAATCTAATTTTGTATGTGGCTACCCATtcatgtttgatatttttttaatattaaaaagtTGAAGGGGTAACTTGTGAAATTTATAATGGAAGTAGGTAGGGTGGCTGATTCAATACTGCGCCACCACTACCTTCTTTTGATGTAtctttaaaaatacttatattttagaaaaaaaaaaggtataattCATTGACTCAGCCGTAAAGCCGTATATAAGAGATAAAATACTCCCTTTATGGACAGCTTCAACTAAACCTTAACCCTAAGTCCTTAACAACCTATCTAGCTTCTAAAGTATTTGAGGACGTGATTTATGTGCATGGATAATTCTTTTCTGTAAGTACAAAGTATATGACACAATACTTGGATTGCTGCTAAACATGTCgtgaaaaatttataattaactCACTGTAAAAACACTATGAGTAAATCTTTAaactatatcaaaatttatataGGTAAACTTACTTGTTTGAGCTACTGCTTATAATGCTCAACCAACTTTGAGTTTCAAGGAACataattttgagtaaattgcattttAGGCCATATATTTTGACCATTGTCGTGGGTTGGACTAGGTCTTAGCCAaggttttcactttggaccacatAATATTGCCATTTGTTTCACCTTACACCACCCTCTCGTCTTCCCCCAAATCAAACAGCCCATCGCTGATGCCATCTGATCACTCTCGAGCATGGGACAATATCAGTGGCATTGGTGCACCACGCTCGAGCTAATAGATATCGGCCTCAACTCAAtgaagcaaataaagaagagaaTTAGGAAACACCACTCCAATATGAAACTTGTGCAAAAATACCTAGTGCAAAGTGACAGTATTGGCTTACCCCTAACCCAACTTGCAACTCTGGTAATAAGATGTGGCCCAATATGCAATtcactcttttcttttattgttgTTACTGTTGGCTTATTAGGAATATCAAAAGTAAAATGAGTGAATTGTATTTTCTTTACATTTTATTACCAAAATTTCATCTTGAACTACacttttagctattttttttcatattggaATAGGTTATTTTGCATTTGTTGTACTTTTGACCATACTGGATCTTTTCTCGAGCACATGCTCATACAACAGCAATCTTCCTCCTCTTATGCATAGGCCACCTTTTGCTAGAGGAGAGTGTAGATATGACTAGAAAAAAGAATAGGATAATCTAaagtacaaaaaaaataatcttacaTAGTATAAAgtggatatatatattaaagGATGGTTCAAATAAAGCTTTAGTAATAAAGGCACTCTCTCTATCCCAAATATAGCAGAGGGGCATTTTAGAGATATTAAGGATTGGAAAGAAATGTCTAAAATACTTATTAATGCATGGTAGAGGGTACCGATGAGAATAAAATACTTATTAATGTATGGGAGGGGTTGCTGGTGTTGAAGGTCGGTGAGGTGATGGGGCCTATGGTAGCCGTGGAGTAAAATCACCTTTTATATACCCTAGATATATATTTGAGataacatttaaattttaattagctatattttaggatgaagattatcttaaaaaatattttaggatgaagagaGCAGTAGAAACTGCAATTCActtaaggccatgtttagttcaggggtgaaaagtttctgggtgtcacattggatatacagacatacatttgaagtttaaatgtagtctaataacaaaacaaattatagattccgcctgtaaaccgcgagacgaatttattaagcctaattaattcgtcattagcaaatgtttactgtagcaccacattgtcaaatcatggcgcaattaggcataatgattcgtctcgcaatttacacataatctgggtaattaatttttttttatatttaatactttatgtatatgtccaaatatttaatatgaCAAGATGAAAAGTTTTGTTTTAAACAGggtaaaacaaaaaataaagtcccgtctcaaaattagtttttttccatGGGTTACGTGTTCTCAACTTACAAACCATAGCCATAAAATTGCATTCCAAACGTGTCCAAGCCAAACAGATCCTAAATATACGCTGCTTACAGGAGAAAATAATCATCCGTACGAGGAAAGAATAGTCACGCATTATCTCTGTTTTGGCAGCAAATTGTCAGTCCTGCAGACGTGCCCACTCAAGGAGCAGCAGGTCAAAGATTTCAGACATTCACACCAACCGAGCCGGACAGGCATAAATTACTCATCCGCGCCATTGCACCATCAAATGTTCCCCCCCACAAAtgctatagtattttttttgccCCCTTATTATGCTATGGTCACAGTCATTTTCTTACCCTTGTAAGCGCCATTTAGATTAATGGAGCTGCTGACCTGCATGTCAAGGCCTAGCACGGTGTCGGTTCGGACTCATCCTCTGTGGCTAGTTACTACGGGTGATCCTCACGTTCATCAACAATTTTTATTATCGGGCACTTGTATAACAAGGCTAATTTGGAACATAGGTGTCAACCTCACAGATATAGTGTACATGCTCCAATACCCTTATAAAATTACACCTAGGCTAGGAGACACAAGGCGCCAGCTCATTCCTCTCCGCTAGGGAGTTCCACATGACAAGACCCATGTAGAAAGCTAATatcacttatattataggacggattGTTTAGCTAAAacctcttatattataggatgaaGGGATTAGCTGGAAAATACTAATCATCCTGGAATTCTGGATTGCTTGGGACTAAAAGCTTGGCTATGGGCTGCAGGCTCGCGGCTAAGGGCCGATTATGAGGACGCTTAGAATCCAAAATGTGATCGTGCGCGGGGCAGCTAAGGTCATGCAAGGACTTCTCAGGAGGTGACACATGGCAGTGCACGGTGCATGCAGCTCGAGCCTGCCCACATGAGGACTGTGCCAGGGAGGCGACGCATGGCGAAAATAAACAATAATCGAGCACAGTAATAAATCAATTTAATTCCCATATGACATGAAAAAATTCCCACCACTCCAATAtatttttaaccaaatttaagtaaaaaaaagacaCTAAAGGTGcctcctatttttttttcatcttaggCTAATCACTGAGAACGGATATGCAATGCACGCCATTACTTTATAAAGTGCACATTATATCAACATATTTGCACACAAAAAATTCATACTGGCTAGTGAGTACAAATCTATTTACACCTTTTGTCCCGCTTTCATAATAGCATGTGTAGCCATCAAGTTTGTTAGTGTTGTTAAGCAAGGAATTATATTGTCCCATTGGTATGATTACTGATGCACTTGGGTGTGTGCCAAAGCATAATCAAGTAAAGTATCGATTTGCAAaagtagaaaagaaaagaatatgtATGAGTACACGTTAAGTTTATGTTTGGTAAAAACACAAGTGAGTTGGTTTTGACCTTAGCCTAGTGATCATAGATGAGGCGAAGCGAGCATTTGCCATTTTTAAAGTATACCGGTCTGTCTTTAAAATGTGCTCATAAAAAAGAGTGGGTATAAGCGTATGTATTTGTgctgtgtttttattttttaaaaaagaaaaaaaatcatatatcaGAGAGGTAGGAGTTGGATGTCCATGTTTGATGCTAGAATTTTACAATTTATTCAGAATTTGAGCTGTAATTTAATGAAACTCAAGTAGTAAATATATACATTGTAAATAGACCTAACCTGTATGTGAATTAGCTTCATCTACCAATTCATTTCTTGTAGTAACATCTATCCAAGCAGTCACTTTTGTAGATCTGAATTAATAACTAAATAATTTGTACTACCGTATGGACCAGGTCTACCTATCATCTCCTACTATTACCTAATTTATTAATGAATCCGTAGTCGTTGCGGCAATGTAGGAACGAATTATATTCACGGTTAGATGCGTTTGTAAGTACAGATAATAGTACAATGAAATTATCATTACTATCTATATGGATTGATTTGAAATGCGTCCTAGGGGTTAGTTGAGAATCAAATTAATGGCCACGCATATCTCATTTGCTATGAACTAGACATTTCAATTTGGTGGTTACCAGTGTTGCCTTTTGAATTAATTAAATTCTGTGGAGATTTTGGCTGGCACATAGACATGCTTAATTCCTTTTGATCGTCTTGTTATTCTCATGTTTTGTCTTGACATGTTTGGAGTGTAGCAGGAGGCCATGATTTGAGATGTTGGGATCCTGAGGGGCAGAGATTCTAACAACTGGACCATGTACAACCTTGCTCTCCAGATACCTTGTGAGTATACGTACATTTTGCGTAGTGACAATGACTCcgaatttgaaatttgaaattaattaattaagggtAGAATTAATTAGTTTGTCAGTGACAGAGATCAAGGTTGTCATTAGCCATAAAGGACCATCAAGGTCAGTTATTTACCCTAGGAGTACACTCCTGATCTGTCAAATTTGTAATGGAACATCATATCCATTAGTATTACCACACTATAATCATATCCATTAATACTATAATAATTACTTTTTGGTAAACAGATAAAGTGACTGTAAAATGTCCATCCTACCCTCGTGGCTGCTTCGAGTTGGCGGCCGGGTGTTGTGTGTACGCATCTTCTCCATGTAATTAAAAATGAATCGGTCAAAggaaaatttaaaacaattgGCTTGAACACGTCCAATATATTAAGTTCAGTTCCTAGGCCACCAGAAATTTTTGAACAACTCTCCCTGGATTATGGTACCTGGGGAAATTGTAAACAAGGATTAGTACCTAGCTAGTTACCTAACCACTTTGATCCATTCTTGTCATAATAATCAAAGGCAAGACTAGTATAAATAACAGTAATTAATTCATGGTTGACAGTGACAAATACGGACAAGCGGTGTGCCAAAACAGCTTGGACACGAAAGCACATTGTATTGGAAGTAGCTCTCACCTCTCAtggtgaaagaaaaagaaaaacaatttgcAAGTTGTGCCAAACAGGTAGTATGATACAGAAAACATGCAATGTACCATATGTACTAGTACTGGTTAGTTGGCCACAAAAGCACACTACTGAGACCACTTTTAATTAATTGAACAACTCTGTACCCAGCGAAGAGTAGCTTTGATCTGATCCTGATGGCTTAACTAATCACAATTTGGCCAGTTCCTGCCTTCCTGCCTGCCCTttactaacttttttttaaggataatTGCCCTTTTACTACTGTTCTAGTCATACTCTTCCCATGATTGCACTTAATTAGGATGGACGGACACTACATCTCCCCATAAATCACGACGCTAATCCGCGCAAAATGCCTAGGTTTATGATGTTGACAGGAGATCAGCCACGCGGTTACTCTTCcttttgttgcaaaaaaaaaaaaaccccctaATCTCTTTGCTTGTAGCCAGGTAACACTAGtacaacaccggtcagaccacatCAGACGAGATTTTCGAGCAATTTCCGGCACTAAATTTGTCCGAATTTTAGCTGAAAAGTTGTGGGTTTGTGCCTGGATCAGTCACTCACTTGTGCTCTACACAAGCAGAAAAAGCACAATGATCAGGAGTGGAGCGCATGCTTGATAGCGATTTCGATGCAGGGTTGGTCAAGAAAGcgatttgatttgtgtgtgattttttttttaattttctcttcAGTGATGGCCTCTCAAAAGGCTATCACACTGGCAGCCAGGCATGGCCGAGAGCATAATTAATACTTAGAGATAGCGTAACCCGGAGAAGAAGAGCCaaaattattaagaaaaaaaataaaaaaggtgaaaaaaaagcaCTACTAGCAAAGGAGTTGAGTAAAGAAGAGCCATCTGCCATGCAATGGCAGTGCAGGTGCAGCAGGGGTGATAAAAACTGGAAAAAAGTTGGAACATAATGATGGTATGGAACACACTTTAATCTTCTAAACAGTGATTATTAGCACACTTTCAGGACAGTGCAGGGTTTTGCAGCTGCAATCATGTCAATGAATGAGTGAGTAGTATTGctgtctttctttttcttaatttttgacAGCTTATTTGAACATGTAGTACTAGGAAGCAGTATTAAAGGTGTTCCATGTTTGCTTAAGTATACTACATTGTTCAATAACAGTGGGCAGAGACAGCAAAGGACCaggactgctgctgctgcttaatTGCCATTTCTCTTGCAAAACAAGCACATTGATGAGAGAGAGCTATCTTCCATGTGTCATGACTCAATGGTAGTAGTAACATTGTTAGTAAGGAGCAGGTGTAGCAAAGCTGTATTGCAACATCTCAACAAGTGgaagaacaaaaaagaaacaaaaaaagaagaaaaagatatatCCCAGCAGAGGAGAGCAGGGCATGGCAATGCAGTGAAGCTCCACTATGCCAAAACAACTAAGGAGCTCACTGCCTACACTTGCTTTTCAATACCCCAAAAACACTAGTAGTAATATCATTTCAGTCCTGCTCTGCTACCTTAGGCTCAATGTCCTTGAGCAGGCCAACGATCTGCTGCATGGCCGGCCTCTTGGAGGGGAGCTCCGCGGTGCAGAGGTAGGCGATCCTCAGGGCCTCCTCCATCTGCCTCTCCAGCCCGGTGTCGCGGATCTTTGGGTCGATGATGCCCGACCCGAGGTTCGCCTTCACCATCGCCCTAGTCCAGTTCACCAGGCTGGCTTCCTTCTGGCCGGGGTAGTCGTCCCCCAGTGGCTTCTTGCCAGTGATCAGCTCGAACAGcacgacgccgaagctgtagacATCGGACTTTGCTGTCGCCATGGCGTTCTCCGAGTCGGAGAACTCCGGTGGGGCGTAGCCTGGGGAATGGTGCAGCAGGTTGTTGTCCGTGCTGGTCCCGGCGATCATTGACAGCCCGAAGTCAGACAGCCTAGGCTCCATCCCACAGTCGAAGTAGATGCTGCTCGCCTTCACGTCACGGTGGACGATCTGAGGGATGCAGCCGTGGTGCAGGAATGCCAGTGCCCTCGCGGCGCCTAATGCAATCTTGTGCCGGAACATCCATGTCGCGGTACCCTCTGGTGTGATGTTTTCGGTGGCAACACCGCCATTGTTGTCTTCCCATGTGTCAGTGCTCCAATCCTCAGTGGTCTGGACTCCTAGAGGCAAGTCATGAAGTAGGTTGTGCAGATTGCCGTTCTCCATGTACTCGTAGATGGCGATTCTCTGCTCCCCTGCTAAGCAGTAACCAGTCAAAGGAACCAAATTAGGATGTTTGATCCGTCCCAGCCGCTCAAGCTCTCTTGCAGCATCTTGGTCAGCCATTGCCGAACCATGGACCAACACCTTCACAGCAACCTGAATTCCACCAGGGAGAAATCCCCTGTACACCGGCCCAAATCTCCCCTCTGCCAGCAGAGTTCCCCTATCAAAATTTGACGTCGCTGCCAAGAGATCGGCGAAAGTGAAACTCAGCAAGGGCTTCTCAAAGATGACAACTGGGACAGATGTTGCGACCTTCACATCGGCAACCCATGTTGTCGAGTCGGTCTGGAATGCAAATGGGCCTGAAACCCCTGGTTCCTCCTTGAATGACACCTGCTTGACAGCAGGCAGCACATCAcccctcttcctccgccgccgacatgCAACTGCCACGCAGAGCAGACCAAGAACCGAGAAGAAGAGCGAAAGCACAATGGCCAACGCCAacttcatccccttgcgtttGCCCCCACTTCTCTGGATACGGTCAGGATTCACGGCAATCGGACAATCATTCCTGGACCTAGCAAAGGCAGCTGCAAACGCCTCGGGAGAGAGCTCGGAGGCGCAAACGGTGAGGTTGTTGTATGAGAAGTTGAACCGCTCCATGGACACCAACTTCTTCACTAATGCCACAGGGATCTCCCCAGTGAGGTTGTTCACCGACAAGTCCAGCACCTGCAGGCGAATCGAGCTCAAGTCTGGCACTACTCCACTGATATTGTTCCGCGACAAATCGAGCACCTTCAATCTAGACAATTGGGAAGACAACTCCCTAGGAATTTGCCCATGCAACCCGGTGCTCGACAAATTGACAAACTCCAATCCAGAGATCTCACCCATGGACACCAGCAAATTTGCCACGGACAACTGGTTGAATGCAAGATTCAAATGCTTCAGGTTCCGAAACCTGTTGCCAACACTGAATTCCCCGGTAAGCTCATTGC
The Oryza glaberrima chromosome 8, OglaRS2, whole genome shotgun sequence DNA segment above includes these coding regions:
- the LOC127782715 gene encoding probable LRR receptor-like serine/threonine-protein kinase At2g24230, which gives rise to MGARVVLFLAVAVVAAVAQEPNTDAYFVSRFFAKMGRAAPASGAAVCGWPGVACDGEGRVVEFSAAGMGLEGAVPEDTVGKLARLRSLDLSGNRLAALPNDLWEVGASLLELNLSRNAIRGDLPNNIVNFAALQVLDVSHNAFSGALPPALGSIAALRVLDASHNLFQGQLLGTVISGWTNLSSMDLSGNALDGDLPDLSPLRSLSYLNLSGNRLRGSVIRAFHEQMKVIDLSNNSFSGLNFSSGYAGSSLAYLDLSGNELTGEFSVGNRFRNLKHLNLAFNQLSVANLLVSMGEISGLEFVNLSSTGLHGQIPRELSSQLSRLKVLDLSRNNISGVVPDLSSIRLQVLDLSVNNLTGEIPVALVKKLVSMERFNFSYNNLTVCASELSPEAFAAAFARSRNDCPIAVNPDRIQRSGGKRKGMKLALAIVLSLFFSVLGLLCVAVACRRRRKRGDVLPAVKQVSFKEEPGVSGPFAFQTDSTTWVADVKVATSVPVVIFEKPLLSFTFADLLAATSNFDRGTLLAEGRFGPVYRGFLPGGIQVAVKVLVHGSAMADQDAARELERLGRIKHPNLVPLTGYCLAGEQRIAIYEYMENGNLHNLLHDLPLGVQTTEDWSTDTWEDNNGGVATENITPEGTATWMFRHKIALGAARALAFLHHGCIPQIVHRDVKASSIYFDCGMEPRLSDFGLSMIAGTSTDNNLLHHSPGYAPPEFSDSENAMATAKSDVYSFGVVLFELITGKKPLGDDYPGQKEASLVNWTRAMVKANLGSGIIDPKIRDTGLERQMEEALRIAYLCTAELPSKRPAMQQIVGLLKDIEPKVAEQD